A single genomic interval of Cygnus olor isolate bCygOlo1 chromosome 17, bCygOlo1.pri.v2, whole genome shotgun sequence harbors:
- the ADORA2A gene encoding adenosine receptor A2a isoform X2 encodes MLVHGKEDFLSDIAYIILELVIAVLAILGNILVCWAVYLNSNLQNVTNYFVVSLAAADIAVGVLAIPFAITISTGFCAFFYGCLFIACFVLVLTQSSIFSLLAIAIDRIIAIRIPLSASNDWKENSATKDAMLLPHPLMSGNTSLFTEDRKGNKRHSQYSFDKCS; translated from the exons ATGCTAGTACATGGGAAAGAAGACTTCCTCTCAGACATAGCTTACATCATCCTGGAACTGGTCATTGCGGTGCTGGCCATCCTGGGCAACATCCTGGTCTGCTGGGCAGTCTATTTGAATAGCAACCTGCAGAACGTCACCAACTACTTCGTGGtgtccctggctgctgctgacatTGCGGTGGGAGTGCTGGCAATCCCCTTTGCCATCACCATCAGCACTGGCTTCTGTGCCTTCTTCTATGGCTGCCTCTTCATTGCCTGCTTCGTCCTGGTCTTGACTCAGAGCTCTATCTTCAGCCTCCTCGCTATCGCCATCGACAGAATCATTGCGATCCGCATACCCCTCAG TGCGTCAAATGATTGGAAGGAAAATTCTGCCACTAAGGATGCAATGCTTTTGCCCCATCCTTTAATGTCTGGGAATACTTCTCTCTTTACAGAGGACAGAAAAGGTAACAAGAGGCATTCCCAATATTCATTCGATAAATGCTCTTAG
- the ADORA2A gene encoding adenosine receptor A2a isoform X1, translating to MLVHGKEDFLSDIAYIILELVIAVLAILGNILVCWAVYLNSNLQNVTNYFVVSLAAADIAVGVLAIPFAITISTGFCAFFYGCLFIACFVLVLTQSSIFSLLAIAIDRIIAIRIPLRYNGLVTGSRAKGIIAICWVLSFIIGLTPMLGWHKRSQIEELGTNKSSPINCSNSMVVCLFEAVVTMEYMVYYNFFACVLLPLLLMFGIYLKIFMAARRQLKQMENKMVHGERSRSTLQKEVHAAKSLAIIVGLFAVCWLPLHIINCFTLFCPNCAHAPLWLMYLAIILSHANSVVNPLIYAYRIREFRYTFRKIISQHILGRKEQFKAGTASIRTSTHGGDGENASIRISEYALEVYTNGEIHRDPEKQDLNKCKAVLEWHQNGNALDMETNGHLPHSCRNGILSDACMNRQLHSEELIDAQVSYSDLESTAFTAADVS from the exons ATGCTAGTACATGGGAAAGAAGACTTCCTCTCAGACATAGCTTACATCATCCTGGAACTGGTCATTGCGGTGCTGGCCATCCTGGGCAACATCCTGGTCTGCTGGGCAGTCTATTTGAATAGCAACCTGCAGAACGTCACCAACTACTTCGTGGtgtccctggctgctgctgacatTGCGGTGGGAGTGCTGGCAATCCCCTTTGCCATCACCATCAGCACTGGCTTCTGTGCCTTCTTCTATGGCTGCCTCTTCATTGCCTGCTTCGTCCTGGTCTTGACTCAGAGCTCTATCTTCAGCCTCCTCGCTATCGCCATCGACAGAATCATTGCGATCCGCATACCCCTCAG GTACAATGGCTTGGTGACTGGCTCTCGAGCCAAAGGTATCATTGCCATCTGCTGGGTGTTATCTTTCATCATTGGCTTGACACCAATGCTAGGGTGGCACAAGCGCTCCCAGATTGAAGAGCTGGGTACTAATAAGTCCTCTCCCATCAACTGCAGCAACAGTATGGTGGTGTGCCTATTTGAGGCAGTGGTCACCATGGAGTACATGGTCTACTACAACTTCTTTGCCTGCGTATTGTTGCCCCTCCTCCTCATGTTTGGTATCTACTTGAAAATCTTCATGGCAGCCCGGCGACAGCTCAAACAGATGGAGAACAAGATGGTACACGGGGAGCGCTCACGCTCCACTTTGCAGAAGGAAGTCCACGCAGCCAAGTCTTTAGCCATCATTGTTGGATTGTTTGCAGTCTGTTGGCTTCCACTCCATATTATTAACTGTTTCACCCTTTTTTGCCCTAATTGTGCCCATGCTCCCCTCTGGCTGATGTATCTGGCCATTATCCTGTCTCATGCCAACTCAGTGGTAAATCCTCTAATTTATGCCTACCGGATCAGAGAGTTCCGATACACCTTCCGCAAAATCATCAGCCAGCATATCCTGGGCAGGAAGGAGCAGTTCAAGGCAGGAACAGCCAGCATTAGGACTTCGACCCATGGCGGGGACGGCGAGAACGCCAGCATACGAATCAGTGAGTATGCGTTAGAGGTATACACCAATGGAGAGATTCACAGGGATCCTGAAAAGCAGGACTTGAACAAATGCAAAGCTGTCTTGGAATGGCACCAGAATGGGAATGCTCTGGACATGGAGACAAATGGGCATCTCCCACATTCCTGCAGAAATGGAATTCTCTCAGATGCATGCATGAACAGGCAGCTTCACAGCGAAGAGCTAATCGATGCCCAGGTGTCTTACTCGGATCTAGAAAGCACAGCCTTCACAGCAGCTGATGTTTCCTGA